Proteins found in one Nitratiruptor sp. SB155-2 genomic segment:
- a CDS encoding NAD(P)/FAD-dependent oxidoreductase: protein MKKVVVIGGGYGGIKALEEFARNDQNIEVTLIDQHTYHYLQTESYDLVASKIPIQESFIYLPTLVASFGENFHFIHDEAVVIKENQVVCKEGTYPFDYCVIATGSVTKFLQGFEKKGKHSLGVKSLRAALHIKQHFEEELFARLEPKRAQRSFRVIVIGGGLSGVEIAAEMRCYFNQYVKENALSCGNIEIQLLSKHILKGLDQKTRDKTVKRLRQLGVSLVPQYVNEITEQKAILSSGETIDFDFAIFAGGIEPSPFIQNLEYKKDARGFLVVDEYLRVEKNIFAVGDVAVLKDKEGNLIPPTAQSAEQSGVIAAKNILKAISNQPLQRADIRLRGLAIALGGKYAIIVTPFGFQISGIPGWIGKKAIEKWYKWPIKLKAKQGFEKLTACKGEK from the coding sequence ATGAAAAAAGTGGTTGTCATAGGCGGTGGATACGGAGGGATAAAGGCTTTGGAGGAATTTGCAAGAAATGATCAAAATATTGAAGTAACACTTATTGATCAACACACCTATCACTATCTTCAAACAGAAAGTTACGATCTCGTTGCTTCGAAAATCCCAATTCAGGAAAGCTTCATCTATCTTCCCACGTTAGTTGCTAGTTTTGGCGAAAATTTTCATTTTATCCATGATGAAGCGGTTGTTATCAAGGAAAATCAAGTTGTATGCAAAGAAGGGACCTATCCTTTTGATTATTGCGTTATTGCCACAGGAAGCGTGACAAAATTTTTGCAAGGATTTGAGAAAAAAGGAAAACACTCTTTGGGTGTCAAAAGTCTGCGTGCGGCTCTTCATATAAAACAGCATTTTGAAGAGGAGCTTTTTGCAAGACTTGAACCCAAAAGAGCGCAAAGAAGTTTTCGAGTCATTGTCATTGGCGGGGGTTTGAGTGGGGTAGAGATAGCAGCCGAAATGCGATGCTATTTCAACCAGTATGTAAAAGAAAATGCCCTGAGTTGTGGAAATATCGAAATCCAACTTCTTTCGAAACATATTCTAAAAGGACTTGATCAGAAAACACGCGATAAGACTGTAAAAAGGTTGCGACAATTAGGTGTTTCTTTAGTCCCTCAATATGTCAATGAAATTACCGAACAAAAGGCGATACTAAGTAGTGGAGAAACGATAGATTTTGATTTCGCAATATTTGCCGGTGGTATAGAACCCTCACCTTTTATTCAAAATCTTGAATATAAAAAAGATGCAAGAGGATTTTTGGTCGTTGATGAGTATTTGCGAGTAGAAAAAAATATCTTTGCTGTAGGTGATGTGGCAGTTTTGAAAGATAAAGAAGGAAATCTTATTCCTCCCACAGCACAAAGTGCTGAGCAAAGTGGAGTAATTGCCGCTAAAAATATCCTTAAGGCCATTTCCAACCAACCTTTGCAAAGAGCAGATATCAGACTGCGGGGACTTGCCATTGCTCTAGGTGGAAAATATGCAATAATTGTAACTCCTTTTGGTTTTCAAATCAGTGGGATTCCGGGTTGGATTGGCAAAAAAGCGATAGAAAAATGGTATAAATGGCCTATTAAATTGAAAGCCAAACAGGGGTTTGAAAAATTAACGGCGTGTAAAGGAGAAAAATGA
- the hypB gene encoding hydrogenase nickel incorporation protein HypB, with the protein MCKDCGCSITDHHHDYKHELHTNPQLSDTKTIEVITKILDKNDHEASHNRAHFDRAHVLAINLMSSPGSGKTTLLEKLAEIDRFKFAVIEGDLETNRDADRIRAKGIQAYQITTGSACHLDAFMVHDGLHHIDLSAIDVCFIENVGNLVCPASYDVGVHLNIVLVSVPEGDDKIEKYPVMFRQADLILITKTDLLPYFDFDIQKAKETARKLKPNVDILEVSTKDEKSIKRVAQWIMFKKEMR; encoded by the coding sequence ATGTGCAAAGACTGCGGATGTAGTATAACCGATCACCATCATGATTACAAACATGAGCTTCATACAAATCCCCAACTGAGTGATACAAAAACGATTGAAGTGATTACGAAAATCTTGGATAAAAATGATCATGAGGCTTCACACAACAGGGCTCATTTTGATAGAGCCCATGTTTTGGCAATCAATCTTATGAGCAGTCCAGGAAGTGGCAAGACAACCCTTCTAGAGAAGTTGGCTGAAATAGATAGATTCAAATTTGCCGTAATTGAAGGAGATTTGGAAACGAACAGGGATGCAGATCGCATCAGAGCAAAAGGAATTCAGGCTTACCAAATCACTACGGGAAGTGCATGTCATCTGGATGCTTTCATGGTGCATGATGGATTACACCATATAGATTTAAGTGCTATTGATGTCTGCTTTATCGAAAATGTTGGCAATTTGGTCTGTCCTGCTAGTTATGATGTAGGGGTACATCTCAATATCGTTTTAGTCAGTGTTCCCGAAGGAGATGACAAGATAGAAAAGTATCCGGTGATGTTTCGACAAGCTGATCTGATTTTAATTACAAAAACAGATCTTTTGCCATACTTTGATTTTGATATACAAAAAGCCAAAGAGACAGCAAGAAAACTCAAACCAAACGTTGATATTTTGGAAGTCTCTACAAAAGATGAAAAGTCTATAAAAAGAGTAGCTCAATGGATTATGTTTAAAAAGGAGATGCGCTGA
- a CDS encoding HypC/HybG/HupF family hydrogenase formation chaperone produces the protein MCLSIPSKVVSIDQEKCTAIVDTLGVQREVGIDFIADEVKVGDFVLIHIGYAMNIIDEEYAKESIALYQEIIEKMEESEKKLLINESDNCPGDGSGT, from the coding sequence ATGTGTCTATCCATTCCAAGCAAAGTTGTGAGCATCGATCAAGAAAAGTGTACGGCGATTGTTGATACATTGGGTGTGCAAAGAGAAGTTGGAATAGATTTTATCGCAGATGAAGTCAAAGTGGGTGACTTCGTACTTATCCATATCGGTTATGCTATGAATATCATCGATGAGGAGTATGCAAAAGAATCCATAGCTTTGTATCAAGAGATTATTGAGAAGATGGAGGAGAGTGAAAAGAAGCTACTTATCAATGAGAGTGACAACTGTCCAGGAGATGGCAGTGGAACTTAA
- the hypD gene encoding hydrogenase formation protein HypD — protein MAVELKDFYEKFRDPKAIKALAKAINQEAQKLDHPINIMEVCGGHTHTIMKYGLLQLLPKNIRFIHGPGCPVCIMPKERIDHAYILAMQEDVILCTLGDMIKVPGSQGSLQDARSKGADVRFVYSPLDVMKIAKENPTKKVIFFAIGFETTTPMTAALIENAMKQKISNILYHINHVTVPEVMRELIDSRDEHIDSYNNQIDAFLGPSHVSVITGSKIYEEFPTKYKRPVVVAGFEPVDVMEAVLMVVRQFLEDRCEVEIQYKRSVNRDGNINAQKLNEKYFEKRELFKWRGLGNIPNSAWRLKDEYGHLDAEKLYNLPKEEIEDHKLCICGDILRGMAKPTECQVFGTACTPQKPLGSCMVSSEGACAAYYKYGNLLQEVQ, from the coding sequence ATGGCAGTGGAACTTAAAGATTTTTATGAAAAATTCCGTGATCCCAAAGCCATCAAAGCTCTTGCGAAAGCAATCAATCAAGAAGCGCAAAAACTTGATCATCCTATCAATATCATGGAAGTATGTGGAGGACATACACACACGATTATGAAGTATGGTCTCTTGCAGCTTTTACCCAAAAATATTCGCTTCATCCATGGTCCAGGATGTCCGGTCTGCATCATGCCAAAGGAGCGGATCGATCATGCCTATATTTTGGCTATGCAAGAGGATGTAATTTTATGTACTCTTGGAGATATGATAAAGGTACCTGGTAGCCAAGGAAGCTTGCAAGATGCAAGAAGCAAGGGAGCAGATGTACGATTTGTATATAGCCCATTGGACGTAATGAAAATAGCTAAAGAGAATCCTACGAAAAAAGTGATCTTTTTTGCTATCGGTTTTGAGACTACCACACCGATGACGGCGGCACTCATCGAGAATGCCATGAAGCAAAAGATAAGTAATATTCTCTATCACATTAATCACGTTACGGTACCAGAAGTAATGAGAGAACTGATTGATAGCCGTGATGAGCATATCGACAGCTACAACAACCAAATCGACGCGTTTTTGGGACCAAGTCATGTAAGCGTCATTACGGGAAGCAAGATCTATGAAGAGTTTCCAACGAAATACAAACGTCCTGTGGTTGTAGCCGGGTTTGAACCGGTAGATGTGATGGAAGCTGTATTGATGGTAGTTCGTCAATTTTTGGAAGATCGCTGTGAAGTAGAGATCCAGTATAAAAGAAGTGTGAACCGTGATGGAAATATTAATGCCCAAAAGTTGAACGAAAAATATTTTGAAAAAAGAGAACTTTTCAAATGGCGGGGACTTGGAAATATACCAAATAGTGCCTGGAGATTAAAAGATGAGTATGGACATTTGGATGCTGAAAAGCTTTATAACCTTCCCAAAGAGGAGATTGAGGATCACAAACTCTGTATCTGTGGCGATATTTTGCGTGGCATGGCAAAACCGACTGAGTGTCAGGTCTTTGGAACTGCCTGTACACCACAAAAGCCATTGGGTAGCTGCATGGTGAGTAGCGAAGGAGCATGTGCTGCATACTATAAGTACGGCAATCTTTTGCAGGAGGTACAATGA
- the hypE gene encoding hydrogenase expression/formation protein HypE produces the protein MKKVVTLAMGNGGIENMELIQKTIQRHLQNEYLTKAEDATPLPPLENPAFTTDSFTISPIFFPGGDIGKLAIAGACNDLAMMGAKPKYLSLSFIIEEGFSLRDLEKIVRSMKKELSINGAWIVTGDTKVVPKGSCDGVYINVSAIGERVISSSQKNIAVGDRVLVSGDIARHGAAIFAGREGIELANSIESDCNSLWPIVEELIEAEIEIKAMRDATRGGVAAVLNEWAKATNTTMEIEEGRFNIDEGVQGICEILGFEPFVLANEGTFMVVVDQNDAMRAQEILQKHNPHAAIVGEVSDSYPGRVTLQSEWGTKRFLDMPTGEILPRIC, from the coding sequence ATGAAAAAGGTTGTTACCCTTGCCATGGGCAATGGCGGGATAGAAAATATGGAGCTGATCCAAAAAACGATCCAACGCCATTTGCAAAATGAATATCTTACAAAAGCAGAAGATGCCACACCTTTACCACCACTCGAAAATCCTGCTTTTACGACAGATTCATTTACCATTTCTCCAATCTTTTTCCCTGGTGGAGATATTGGAAAATTAGCCATTGCCGGAGCTTGTAACGACTTGGCTATGATGGGAGCCAAACCAAAGTATCTAAGTCTTTCCTTTATCATAGAAGAGGGGTTTTCACTGAGAGATCTTGAAAAGATCGTACGAAGTATGAAAAAAGAGCTTTCCATCAACGGTGCATGGATCGTGACAGGTGATACAAAGGTGGTTCCAAAAGGAAGTTGCGATGGAGTCTATATAAACGTCTCTGCCATTGGAGAGAGAGTTATCAGCTCTTCACAAAAAAATATTGCAGTAGGAGACAGAGTTTTAGTAAGCGGTGACATTGCAAGACATGGAGCTGCCATTTTTGCAGGTCGTGAAGGAATTGAACTTGCGAACAGTATTGAAAGTGACTGTAACTCGTTGTGGCCAATTGTAGAAGAACTTATTGAAGCAGAGATTGAGATTAAAGCTATGCGTGATGCAACACGAGGAGGAGTTGCCGCAGTTTTAAACGAGTGGGCCAAGGCAACCAATACAACGATGGAGATAGAAGAGGGCAGATTTAATATTGATGAAGGGGTACAAGGAATATGCGAGATACTTGGATTTGAACCATTTGTCTTGGCAAACGAGGGGACTTTTATGGTAGTGGTTGATCAAAATGATGCAATGAGGGCTCAAGAGATTTTACAAAAACACAATCCTCATGCTGCAATCGTTGGAGAGGTGAGTGATTCCTATCCGGGTCGTGTAACTCTGCAAAGCGAGTGGGGTACGAAACGTTTTTTGGATATGCCAACAGGGGAGATTCTTCCTAGAATATGCTAA
- a CDS encoding enoyl-CoA hydratase-related protein yields MSVEYAINEETMIEGVDLFAPDLIIATYLTKKIPKEIFTIYPTFIIHPGPFRDRGAYALDNAILNNMKEWGVSILEAEDEFDAGAIWGHRNFSLPEHATKGYLYRTVVSDLAIELVDELLEKLKHNQKPLENPKKPLHEKVTQYRRAIDWSKDISETVIRKINASDNYPGVKDRFFDVDVYLFGAVKEQTGLEKKEAKPKAILAKRDGAVLVKTIDGAVWIQQMTEITNGIRQIKLPSTYVLKNRLKGIKEKRISLYVDPDLPTFKEITFYKKQNVGFLAFDFYNGAMSSEQCIRLKYAIETLRDEVDVLVLMGGEQFFSNGIHLTILEDSKKQGEDGWSNINAMNNLIKTILFSDDILTITAFRANAGAGGVFLGIAGDFVFAKRGIVLNPHYRTIGLSGSEYHTYTLPRRVGKETAQKLLDEALPLNAQEAKSIGLIDEVFKDFQEVESYALQLAQDEERFYKLLDQKRDRLEQDEEYIQECVENELEKMYPQFWDPKSDFHKLRHNFVYKICPTKTPLRIAKHRRKNA; encoded by the coding sequence GTGAGTGTCGAGTATGCTATCAATGAAGAGACGATGATTGAAGGTGTAGATCTTTTTGCTCCAGATCTCATTATAGCCACCTATCTTACAAAAAAGATCCCAAAAGAAATTTTTACCATATACCCGACCTTTATTATCCATCCTGGTCCCTTCAGAGATAGAGGCGCTTATGCACTCGATAATGCTATATTAAATAATATGAAAGAATGGGGTGTTTCTATTTTGGAAGCCGAAGATGAGTTTGATGCAGGAGCCATATGGGGACACAGAAACTTCTCTTTGCCCGAACATGCAACAAAAGGATATCTCTATCGAACAGTAGTGAGCGATTTGGCAATTGAATTGGTAGATGAGCTCCTTGAAAAACTAAAACATAACCAAAAGCCTTTAGAAAATCCAAAAAAGCCTTTGCATGAAAAAGTAACGCAGTATAGAAGGGCGATTGATTGGAGTAAAGATATTTCTGAAACAGTCATACGAAAAATTAACGCTTCAGACAACTATCCAGGTGTCAAAGATCGTTTTTTTGATGTGGATGTTTATCTTTTTGGAGCAGTAAAAGAGCAGACCGGGCTTGAGAAAAAAGAAGCAAAACCAAAAGCAATTTTAGCAAAAAGAGATGGTGCAGTGTTGGTTAAAACGATCGATGGTGCCGTTTGGATCCAGCAAATGACTGAGATAACAAATGGTATTCGACAAATCAAGCTCCCGTCAACCTATGTCCTAAAAAATCGTCTTAAAGGAATCAAAGAAAAGCGCATTTCTTTGTATGTGGATCCAGATTTGCCGACATTTAAAGAGATTACCTTTTATAAAAAACAAAATGTGGGCTTTTTGGCATTTGATTTCTATAATGGCGCTATGAGTAGTGAGCAGTGTATTCGTCTGAAATATGCGATAGAAACACTAAGGGATGAAGTGGATGTTCTTGTTTTAATGGGTGGCGAGCAGTTTTTTAGCAATGGGATTCACTTAACGATTTTGGAAGATAGCAAAAAACAAGGTGAAGATGGTTGGAGCAATATCAACGCTATGAATAATCTCATTAAGACGATCCTTTTTAGCGATGATATATTAACAATCACTGCATTCAGGGCAAATGCAGGAGCAGGAGGCGTATTTTTAGGGATTGCAGGAGACTTTGTTTTTGCTAAAAGAGGCATCGTACTAAACCCGCATTACAGAACGATAGGCCTTAGCGGCAGTGAATATCATACTTATACGCTACCACGAAGAGTTGGAAAAGAGACAGCACAGAAGCTTTTGGATGAAGCCTTGCCTCTCAATGCACAAGAAGCCAAAAGTATTGGTCTTATTGATGAAGTTTTCAAAGATTTTCAAGAGGTTGAATCATATGCATTGCAACTGGCACAAGATGAAGAGAGATTTTATAAACTACTTGATCAAAAGAGAGATCGGCTAGAGCAAGATGAAGAGTATATTCAAGAGTGCGTAGAAAATGAACTTGAGAAAATGTATCCTCAGTTTTGGGATCCAAAAAGTGATTTTCACAAACTGCGCCACAATTTTGTCTATAAAATATGCCCAACCAAAACTCCTCTAAGAATTGCAAAACATAGGAGAAAAAATGCATGA
- the hypA gene encoding hydrogenase maturation nickel metallochaperone HypA has product MHEYSIVQSMLDLIEENAKKHNAMKVEKVVVKIGVMSGVEAHLLKIAFDTFKEGTLCSDAELEMIIQPIIAKCRACKKESRFEKNEIFYECKHCGDVDLEIVDGEDMILMQLDMN; this is encoded by the coding sequence ATGCATGAGTATTCTATAGTGCAAAGTATGCTGGATTTAATTGAAGAGAATGCGAAAAAACATAACGCCATGAAAGTAGAAAAAGTCGTTGTGAAAATTGGTGTCATGAGTGGCGTAGAAGCACATCTTTTAAAGATTGCATTTGATACATTCAAAGAGGGTACACTTTGCAGCGATGCAGAGCTTGAGATGATCATTCAGCCAATTATTGCAAAATGTCGCGCATGCAAAAAAGAGAGCCGGTTTGAAAAAAATGAGATATTTTATGAATGCAAACATTGTGGAGATGTAGATTTGGAGATTGTCGATGGAGAAGATATGATTCTCATGCAACTTGACATGAACTAG
- a CDS encoding TetR/AcrR family transcriptional regulator, translating to MNTQSLENEEKNTKQKILDAALDLIAEHGYSKASVRMIAKAVGIRESAIYNHFANKDEIFSAIAKQLFTTPFDDFFEKKPPSEYAKKGKRYLLEYVSTVKLISFDQKYEKLFRIILQELMKSSEIRKGFIEHFFKENIKNLSSAFFIMMQEGLIRSNDPIVTAQEFFAPLLYYRVQITLFRLENMPTNALSSIFEKHVDFFWESIML from the coding sequence ATGAATACGCAATCTTTGGAAAATGAAGAAAAAAATACCAAGCAAAAAATCTTAGATGCAGCACTCGATCTGATAGCAGAACATGGTTATTCAAAAGCATCTGTTCGGATGATTGCAAAAGCGGTCGGAATTCGAGAAAGCGCTATTTACAACCACTTCGCAAACAAAGATGAGATCTTTTCAGCCATTGCAAAACAGCTGTTCACTACACCTTTTGATGATTTTTTTGAAAAAAAGCCTCCAAGTGAATATGCTAAAAAAGGAAAAAGATATCTGTTGGAGTATGTATCGACAGTCAAACTCATCAGTTTTGATCAAAAATATGAAAAACTGTTTCGAATTATTTTACAAGAGTTAATGAAAAGTAGCGAAATACGTAAAGGATTCATTGAGCACTTTTTTAAAGAGAATATCAAGAATCTCTCAAGCGCTTTTTTTATTATGATGCAAGAGGGTCTTATACGATCAAACGATCCCATTGTAACTGCTCAAGAGTTTTTCGCTCCACTGCTTTACTATAGGGTGCAAATCACCCTCTTTCGCTTGGAAAATATGCCGACGAATGCATTGTCATCCATCTTTGAAAAGCATGTCGATTTTTTTTGGGAAAGTATAATGTTGTAG
- a CDS encoding tyrosine-type recombinase/integrase, producing the protein MKYPLDFKDNFEDSLLFWIERYIRSKITTLSNRQVKDQQKLASIIHKLTIGTNSIEVLGKLVKEARNIGLIGVNTYYKPLEKLYKHLTALGLASMQEIDEEMIIDFLTSSTAGLSDATKKNYRIAMINFFRYIDKNNEDKHLYEIELKNWGGLKGKAGQKLPVFLSEDEITKFLHAIDTYPFRPDVAARNRAIIKMILYTGIRVSEAMNLEMKNIILQKDVYLLKITGKGNKARVVMIKAQKIRKDLEEWLTKRNCEKGLLFCNKKGSPLTQAYISRMVEKILLSCGIRKEKNGAHMLRHTFATLLYNKSKDLVLVQESLGHASLDTSRIYTHFDKEKLSKAASIMDDLEKEK; encoded by the coding sequence ATGAAATATCCACTTGATTTCAAAGACAATTTTGAAGATTCGCTTCTGTTTTGGATAGAAAGATACATACGATCAAAAATTACTACGCTTTCCAATCGGCAAGTCAAAGATCAACAAAAACTTGCCAGTATCATCCATAAACTTACCATTGGAACAAACTCTATCGAAGTACTTGGAAAGTTGGTAAAAGAAGCACGAAATATAGGTCTCATTGGCGTCAATACTTATTATAAACCTTTAGAAAAACTCTACAAACACCTCACTGCATTAGGTCTTGCTTCCATGCAAGAGATTGATGAAGAGATGATCATCGACTTTTTAACCTCTTCTACCGCTGGACTCAGTGACGCAACAAAAAAAAACTATCGTATAGCAATGATAAACTTCTTCAGATATATCGACAAAAACAATGAAGATAAACATCTGTATGAAATTGAACTGAAAAACTGGGGCGGCCTAAAAGGAAAAGCAGGTCAAAAACTCCCTGTTTTTTTAAGTGAAGATGAAATAACAAAATTTTTGCATGCTATCGACACCTATCCATTTCGACCTGATGTAGCCGCAAGAAACAGGGCCATCATCAAAATGATTCTTTATACAGGTATACGAGTTTCTGAAGCAATGAATTTAGAAATGAAAAATATTATCCTACAAAAAGATGTGTATCTGCTAAAAATTACTGGCAAAGGAAATAAAGCAAGAGTTGTTATGATAAAAGCACAAAAGATACGAAAAGATCTTGAAGAGTGGCTCACGAAAAGAAACTGTGAAAAAGGACTTTTATTTTGTAATAAAAAAGGTTCTCCCCTCACCCAAGCATACATTAGTCGAATGGTCGAAAAGATACTATTAAGCTGCGGAATTCGAAAAGAGAAAAATGGAGCCCATATGCTCAGGCATACTTTTGCTACACTATTGTACAATAAGAGCAAAGATCTGGTTTTAGTTCAAGAAAGCCTGGGTCATGCCAGTTTAGATACATCGAGAATCTACACCCATTTTGATAAAGAAAAACTTTCTAAAGCTGCAAGTATAATGGACGATTTAGAAAAGGAGAAATGA
- a CDS encoding chorismate mutase, with the protein MEIKECHSLEEVRQEIDSIDEEIVRLIAKRSKYVKEAAKFKESVEEIKSDERINDVLSHVRHLAGSLGISPNLVADIFKILIDKMVEMEIEEFKNGGAY; encoded by the coding sequence ATGGAAATAAAAGAGTGTCATAGTCTTGAGGAAGTTCGACAAGAAATCGATTCAATCGATGAAGAAATCGTACGATTGATTGCTAAACGAAGCAAATATGTAAAAGAGGCTGCAAAATTTAAAGAGAGTGTTGAAGAGATCAAAAGCGATGAGCGAATCAATGATGTGCTAAGTCACGTTCGCCATTTGGCCGGTAGTCTTGGTATATCACCAAATCTTGTCGCGGATATATTTAAGATACTTATCGATAAAATGGTAGAAATGGAAATTGAAGAGTTCAAAAACGGAGGAGCATACTAA
- a CDS encoding OmpA/MotB family protein, whose protein sequence is MPKKKPEECPSIPGWLVSFGDLMSLLLTFFILLYAMSTVDVTKALKFLSYFQGEPNYKPIRISVVPPIVPFSTNIVKKVKKRIKRILPPHAYQLSITTKYVMIRLFNDIVFKDTSYQLTDRAKQTLKEIAQVLKKLPKNQKFYIKINGYATIKDASKLPPDIVDAWDLSIKRAEAVAFYLMKQGIDPSRFFISGYGDTRPIYSWNNPLLNRRNDRVEIYIEVDQK, encoded by the coding sequence ATGCCGAAGAAGAAGCCCGAAGAGTGTCCAAGTATCCCCGGTTGGCTTGTTAGCTTCGGTGATTTAATGTCACTACTGTTAACTTTTTTTATATTGCTGTATGCAATGAGTACTGTAGATGTGACAAAGGCGCTAAAATTTCTCTCCTATTTTCAAGGAGAACCAAATTATAAACCGATTCGTATCAGCGTTGTTCCACCGATCGTTCCATTCTCTACAAATATAGTCAAAAAAGTAAAAAAACGAATCAAAAGGATATTGCCTCCTCATGCGTATCAGCTGAGTATAACAACGAAATATGTGATGATACGTCTTTTTAACGATATCGTCTTTAAAGATACATCCTATCAATTGACGGATAGAGCAAAACAGACCCTCAAAGAGATTGCTCAAGTCTTGAAAAAACTACCTAAAAATCAAAAATTTTACATAAAGATAAATGGATATGCTACTATTAAAGATGCTTCAAAACTTCCTCCGGACATCGTGGATGCTTGGGATTTGAGCATAAAACGAGCAGAAGCAGTGGCATTTTACTTGATGAAGCAGGGGATTGACCCCTCACGTTTTTTCATATCTGGTTACGGGGATACAAGGCCAATATATAGTTGGAATAATCCACTTTTAAATAGACGGAATGATAGAGTGGAAATATATATAGAGGTAGATCAAAAATAG
- a CDS encoding OmpA/MotB family protein translates to MAKKKKQECASIPGWLVSFGDLMSLLLTFFILLYSMSTVSVEKFYQSIRGLTEAFGGRSMTKEARSLIKNRVDLNFPNMYPKLKKKKRVVKALNEIKALLQKAGIAAEVVDHGNKVLLRVNADNLFLPGSAYPTKEAAKYFMEFCKRFKESGFRINIIGYTDNQPIHTAEFRNNWELSVYRAINILRLFVSCGYDKRFLTAEGRGEYDPIAPNNTPQGRAKNRRVEFVVDLVGI, encoded by the coding sequence ATGGCTAAGAAGAAGAAACAGGAATGCGCCAGTATTCCTGGATGGTTGGTGAGTTTCGGTGACTTGATGTCATTGTTGCTTACTTTTTTTATTCTTCTTTACTCTATGAGTACTGTCTCAGTTGAAAAATTTTATCAATCTATCCGAGGTCTAACAGAGGCTTTTGGCGGCAGATCCATGACAAAAGAAGCGCGATCACTTATCAAAAATCGAGTTGATCTCAACTTTCCAAATATGTATCCCAAACTCAAAAAGAAAAAACGCGTCGTCAAAGCTTTGAACGAGATCAAAGCTTTACTTCAAAAAGCTGGAATTGCCGCGGAAGTGGTGGATCATGGTAATAAAGTACTGCTTAGAGTTAATGCCGATAACCTTTTTTTGCCAGGGAGTGCCTATCCGACAAAAGAAGCGGCCAAATATTTTATGGAGTTTTGTAAACGCTTCAAAGAGAGCGGTTTTCGCATTAACATCATAGGCTATACAGACAATCAACCAATTCATACGGCAGAATTTAGAAATAATTGGGAACTTTCCGTTTACAGAGCAATCAATATTTTGCGTCTGTTCGTCAGTTGTGGTTATGATAAACGGTTTTTAACTGCTGAGGGAAGAGGGGAATATGATCCAATCGCTCCCAATAATACGCCTCAGGGCAGGGCAAAAAACAGGCGTGTAGAATTTGTAGTAGATTTAGTTGGAATCTAG
- a CDS encoding motility protein A produces MDLGTLIGLGGAWALVIISIVLGGSPGAFINGPSILIVIGGGFAAALAAFPLKDFLNGVKAIKKVFKPTVPEPLDLIDFLVDATKKARKEGILALEGDIDQFYERDKILGNLMRMLIDGQNIEDIEANFENAIAQEDSQLDTEIKVWDSLGELFPALGMIGTLIGLIQMLQNLSDPAALGPGMAVAMITTLYGAILANILCIPIAKKLKYYKDLLLLYKESYILTIKSIEKGVNPNTLQQQLAALFGVEVTG; encoded by the coding sequence ATGGATTTAGGTACGCTGATCGGTCTTGGTGGTGCATGGGCTCTTGTTATCATTTCTATCGTATTGGGTGGAAGTCCTGGAGCATTTATCAACGGTCCTTCAATTTTGATTGTTATCGGAGGTGGATTCGCCGCAGCATTAGCAGCTTTTCCTCTGAAAGATTTTTTAAATGGCGTTAAAGCGATAAAAAAAGTATTTAAACCGACTGTTCCAGAACCTCTTGATCTCATCGATTTTTTGGTGGATGCAACGAAAAAAGCGAGAAAAGAGGGGATTTTGGCACTAGAAGGGGATATCGATCAGTTTTATGAGCGGGATAAAATATTGGGAAATCTTATGAGAATGCTCATCGATGGTCAAAATATAGAAGATATTGAAGCCAATTTTGAAAATGCTATAGCACAAGAAGACTCGCAGCTTGATACAGAAATCAAAGTTTGGGATTCCCTTGGAGAACTTTTCCCTGCACTTGGTATGATCGGAACACTGATCGGACTTATTCAGATGCTTCAAAATCTCTCTGATCCGGCAGCACTTGGTCCAGGTATGGCCGTTGCTATGATTACAACACTATATGGTGCAATTTTGGCAAATATCTTATGTATTCCTATTGCAAAAAAACTGAAATATTACAAAGATCTTCTTTTGCTCTATAAAGAGTCTTACATTCTGACAATTAAAAGTATTGAAAAAGGAGTCAATCCCAATACGCTGCAACAGCAGCTTGCTGCTTTGTTTGGTGTAGAAGTAACAGGATAA